Proteins from a genomic interval of Salmo salar chromosome ssa14, Ssal_v3.1, whole genome shotgun sequence:
- the exoc3 gene encoding exocyst complex component 3, giving the protein MEETNREAVATAVQRVAGMLQRSDQLDKVEQYRRREARKKASVEARLKAAIQSQLDGVRTGLSQLHNALGDVKDIQNSLADVSKDWRQSINTIENLKDVKDAVVQHSQLASAVENLKNIFSVPEIVADTQVLIEQAELLEAHRKLMDLECSRDDLMYEQYRMDSKNTHDMNLIRNYFGAVQGLSDDLAKQLWMVLQRAMGTVRRDPTMLVSVVRIIEREEKIDRRMLDRKKQTGFIPPGRPKSWKEKMFEVLEGTVTTRIEGSQSVTREADKMWMVRLLEITRKYVLDDLIVVKNLMVQCFPPHYNTFDRFFKLYHNAVSMRVQELAAEDLEANEIVSLLTWVLNTYKSEEMMGHPELLTEYDINLMDPLLPQEVVDELLSKYLQTFTSNITGWLRKALETDKKDWFKETEPEADQDGYYQTTLPAIVFQMFEQNLQVAAQINETFKEQVLKLCLKQMNSFLVRYREEAIAYKEDHLRDRLLPQCYVQYMIAIINNCHTFKESINSLKKKYFKSTEPTQNDAAIEKTLNDVAKDGCQFLLDEVFLDLEHHLNELLTRKWLTGTHAVDTICVTVEDYFNDFAKIKKPFNTEMTSEAHRRVVVEYIKAVMQKRITFKNADERREGADRMIKEAEQFKFLFRKLTAGEETDRLCDAIAAIAEVFKLTDPTLLYLEVSTLVSKYPDIREEHIVALLAMRGDASRDMKQMIMETLNQNKPTYAGITQPIFKDITVPTVTMTSMSSSMAATANKLLK; this is encoded by the exons ATGGAGGAGACGAACAGGGAGGCGGTTGCTACGGCCGTGCAGAGAGTGGCAGGGATGCTGCAGCGCTCAGACCAGTTGGACAAAGTGGAGCAGTATCGCCGGCGAGAGGCCCGCAAGAAAGCTTCAGTAGAAGCCCGACTGAAG GCTGCCATCCAGTCCCAGTTGGACGGGGTCCGCACAGGTCTCAGTCAGCTCCACAATGCCCTTGGGGATGTAAAGGACATCCAGAACTCCCTGGCAGACGTCAGTAAGGACTGGAGGCAGAGTATCAACACTATTGAAAACCTCAAAGATGTAAAAGACGCCGTGGTCCAACACAGTCAGCTTGCCTCAGCCGTCGAGAACTTAAAGAATATCTTCTCAG TGCCTGAGATAGTGGCAGACACCCAAGTGCTGATTGAGCAGGCCGAGCTGCTAGAGGCCCACCGTAAACTCATGGATCTTGAGTGTTCGCGGGACGACCTCATGTACGAGCAGTACCGAATGGACAGCAAAAACACTCACGACATGAACCTGATCCGCAACTACTTTGGCGCGGTGCAGGGCCTGTCTGACGACCTGGCCAAGCAGCTGTGGATGGTGCTGCAGCGCGCCATGGGCACGGTGCGCCGCGACCCCACCATGCTGGTCTCAGTGGTGCGCATCATTGAGCGTGAGGAGAAGATTGACCGGCGCATGCTGGACCGCAAGAAGCAGACAGGCTTTATCCCCCCGGGCCGGCCCAAGAGCTGGAAAGAGAAAATGTTTGAAGTGCTGGAAGGCACAGTCACCACGCGCATCGAGGGCAGCCAGTCGGTGACGCGCGAGGCAGACAAGATGTGGATGGTGAGGCTGCTGGAGATCACCAGGAAGTACGTGCTGGACGACCTGATTGTGGTGAAGAACCTGATGGTGCAGTGCTTcccaccacactacaacaccttCGACAGGTTCTTTAAGCTCTACCACAATGCCGTGTCCATGCGGGTGCAGGAGCTGGCTGCAGAAGACCTGGAGGCCAATGAAATTGTGTCTCTCCTCACCTGGGTCCTCAACACATACAAAAG TGAGGAGATGATGGGTCACCCAGAGCTGCTGACAGAGTATGACATCAACCTGATGGATCCTCTGCTGCCTCAGGAGGTGGTGGATGAGCTGCTCAGCAAATACCTCCAGACCTTCACT TCCAACATCACTGGCTGGCTGCGCAAGGCTCTGGAGACAGACAAGAAGGACTGGTTTAAAGAGACAGAACCAGAGGCGGATCAAGACGGGTACTACCAGACCACCCTCCCTGCCATCGTCTTCCAG ATGTTTGAGCAGAATCTCCAAGTGGCAGCCCAGATCAATGAGACATTCAAAGAGCAGGTCCTGAAGCTCTGTTTAAAACAGATGAATTCATTTCTCGTCAG GTACAGGGAAGAGGCGATTGCCTACAAGGAGGACCACTTGAGAGACCGGCTGCTCCCTCAGTGCTACGTCCAATACATGATCGCCATTATAAACAACTGTCATACATTTAA GGAGTCTATTAACAGTCTAAAGAAGAAATACTTTAAATCTACGGAGCCCACCCAGAATGACGCTGCCATAGAGAAGACCCTGAACGACGTGGCCAAAGATGGCTGCCAGTTTCTATTGGATGAAGTCTTCCTAGATTTGGAG CATCATCTCAATGAGTTGCTGACCAGGAAGTGGTTGACTGGGACCCATGCAGTGGACACTATCTGTGTGACAGTCGAGGATTACTTCAACGATTTTGCCAAGATCAAGAAGCCTTTCAATACG GAGATGACCAGCGAGGCCCATCGCAGGGTGGTGGTGGAGTATATCAAGGCTGTGATGCAGAAACGGATCACCTTTAAGAACgcagatgagaggagggagggagcagacagGATGATTAAGGAGGCTGAGCAGTTCAAGTTCCTCTTCAGGAAACTCACTGCT GGTGAGGAGACTGACCGGCTGTGTGATGCCATCGCTGCTATAGCCGAGGTGTTCAAACTCACAGACCCCACCCTGCTCTACCTGGAGGTCTCCACGCTGGTGTCCAAATACCCTGACATCAG GGAGGAGCACATCGTGGCCTTACTGGCGATGAGAGGGGATGCCAGCCGAGATATGAAGCAGATGATCATGGAGACGCTGAACCAGAATAAGCCTACCTACGCTGGGATCACCCAGCCCATCTTCAAGGACATCACCGTCCCCACCGTGACCATGACCTCCATGTCCTCCTCTATGGCCGCCACTGCCAACAAACTGCTGAAATAA
- the LOC106569217 gene encoding zinc finger CCHC domain-containing protein 2 isoform X2, giving the protein MKTSHQAGAPGLQQCHLPLFHLPSMCSTGYPSHHSQVQHQSHATTQLPFYPPPPHTATSTPPPRHSHHMLATQAGYNLQQMTAAPFNSFYMPMFSLGLGTGTMKSSANVSCYNCGLSGHYAQDCKQPSMDAWQQGDFRLKYTDPHSFEADQTDGHERGPRQCFVSHYSKDSRKCFHGLSFSPIVLLCKYADLFLCREWNPVSFSDFSEDGGILHWRQVQDRLTFSD; this is encoded by the exons atgaaaacgtcacaccagg CTGGGGCGCCAGGTCTTCAGCAATGccacctccctctcttccaccTCCCATCCATGTGCAGCACTGGATATCCCAGCCACCACAGCCAGGTCCAACACCAGAGCCACGCCACCACCCAGCTACCTTTCTACCCCCCTCCACCTCACACGGCCACCTCCACGCCACCTCCACGCCACTCCCACCACATGCTGGCCACCCAGGCTGGATACAACCTGCAGCAGATGACAGCTGCTCCCTTCAACAGCTTCTACATGCCCATGTTCTCTTTGGGACTGGGCACGGGCACGATGAAGAGCAGTGCCAACGTCTCTTGCTATAACTGTGGACTAAGCGGGCATTATGCCCAGGACTGCAAACAGCCCTCCATGGACGCCTGGCAGCAAG gtgacTTTCGGCTGAAGTACACGGACCCCCACTCCTTTGAAGCAGACCAAACTGACGGACATGAGAGGGGACCGAGGCAATGCTTTGTTTCTCACTACAGTAAAGATTCCAGAAAATGTTTTCATGGGTTGAGTTTTTCACCAATTGTATTACTTTGCAAATATGCTGACTTGTTTCTCTGCAGAGAATGGAATCCTGTATCATTCTCAGACTTTTCAGAGGACGGTGGTATTTTGCACTGGAGACAAGTACAAGACAGGCTCACGTTTTCAGACTAG
- the LOC106569217 gene encoding uncharacterized protein isoform X1 produces MLAVFGGTSSLQTHSVVVLSVGLLLLVVPVKSGAPGLQQCHLPLFHLPSMCSTGYPSHHSQVQHQSHATTQLPFYPPPPHTATSTPPPRHSHHMLATQAGYNLQQMTAAPFNSFYMPMFSLGLGTGTMKSSANVSCYNCGLSGHYAQDCKQPSMDAWQQGDFRLKYTDPHSFEADQTDGHERGPRQCFVSHYSKDSRKCFHGLSFSPIVLLCKYADLFLCREWNPVSFSDFSEDGGILHWRQVQDRLTFSD; encoded by the exons ATGCTAGCTGTTTTCGGCGGCACATCATCACTTCAAACGCATTCCGTCGTGGTGTTATCGGTTggcctactactactagtagtaccGGTAAAAT CTGGGGCGCCAGGTCTTCAGCAATGccacctccctctcttccaccTCCCATCCATGTGCAGCACTGGATATCCCAGCCACCACAGCCAGGTCCAACACCAGAGCCACGCCACCACCCAGCTACCTTTCTACCCCCCTCCACCTCACACGGCCACCTCCACGCCACCTCCACGCCACTCCCACCACATGCTGGCCACCCAGGCTGGATACAACCTGCAGCAGATGACAGCTGCTCCCTTCAACAGCTTCTACATGCCCATGTTCTCTTTGGGACTGGGCACGGGCACGATGAAGAGCAGTGCCAACGTCTCTTGCTATAACTGTGGACTAAGCGGGCATTATGCCCAGGACTGCAAACAGCCCTCCATGGACGCCTGGCAGCAAG gtgacTTTCGGCTGAAGTACACGGACCCCCACTCCTTTGAAGCAGACCAAACTGACGGACATGAGAGGGGACCGAGGCAATGCTTTGTTTCTCACTACAGTAAAGATTCCAGAAAATGTTTTCATGGGTTGAGTTTTTCACCAATTGTATTACTTTGCAAATATGCTGACTTGTTTCTCTGCAGAGAATGGAATCCTGTATCATTCTCAGACTTTTCAGAGGACGGTGGTATTTTGCACTGGAGACAAGTACAAGACAGGCTCACGTTTTCAGACTAG